The genomic window GCCTTTAAACTAcgattttgttaaaaataatactacACAGAAATAAGTAGGGGGtaaaaattataactattttCATCACCTCCTCCTTTCTGTCCCTCTCCGTTCTTCAATGCAGGGTATAGTATTTACTATGCTATCGTAAATATTACAAGGGTATACATATGGTTGAGTTAAGATGGCATCAGTGAAAGGCTGCTGTAGACCATGTATATAAAGGGACATACTAACTAATAGAATCATTTGTGGGTGTGCCAATAGTGAATTAAGTGTTAAATGATGCTATAGGCTGGTCTTTGGGGGCATGGCTACGTCGATGTGGGACTGATGTTTCATGGCATTACATAAGAAAGCCTTGGTAGATATAGTCGACCTTATCCGTTAGAGAGACATTCATGTCTATTTTTAACGGTGCTATTGTATTATTCAATTGAAGTGGTATGTTTAGACTATTTATACATAGATGTGGAAATAAGTAATGAACACCAAGTTAAGCAGTGTAGATGATTTTTAGTGTATTAATaatgtataatttattttagtggTATTAAtgtcgttttattaaaaatgcACATAGCTTTTGAAGCAAAAACAGTAGAGGAGTTTATATATGACCACGACAAagggatttttatttaaatatgagAGATATTCTTGTTCTTATCATATTTAGTAGTGTATTAAAATCTACCATCTATTTTAcggtaaatatatatttttttattattagataaTTTACATTTCCTTAATTACAGTGTATACAGTGATGTATGGTTtattttaccattttttttcttgaacaacAAATATTCTCTGGCTTATATATCACCCTTATAGTGTTTGAAATACAGTCCTACTATACGtacccgcgcattcgcgcgggctaccttcttTGTTAatggtaaaagaaaaacatgtttaACTTAAGACAAAGCTAGAACGACGGTTAATTTGAAACAGAGGttgcagtagcagcagcaacatcatCATCGTCAAGCCACCGACCGGCTATATATTTCAAATAACCAAACGACCAAATTAACATGAAcaacccatatatatataggacaccaTGCGTAAGCACAGCAACACAGATTCCTACATAGCTATGGCTCTACTAACCACGTACCAACGTGCTGACATCACACATAGTTGACACTTTCGTCATCGATCCTCGTTGCCCTAGCCCTAGGCGCCATGAATAATGGATGTGAAGCTCGATCGATCAAACTCTGAGGAGGTAGATGCTGAGCTCCGGGCCGGCGTTGCCGTCGGGGCTGACCATGTAGAACGCCTCCGAGTCCCTCGACCCCACCACCCTCTCGAACCTCGCTCTCATGTACATCAtgtccccctcgccgccggcaacgccgccaccgtcggggagcacgccggcgccgacggtgACCGGCTCGACGGCGCGCAGCACGCGCCACTCCTCGGCGCCGCACTCGCGGCGCACCGCGTACCCGCACTTGCGCCCGTTGCAGTACGCCCGCCACGTCGTCTCCTCCAtcagcgccgcccgccgccgcttctcgcCTGCgaatgatcgatcgatgcgtGCGTGAACACAGGACGAACACCATGGGGGGGTGGGAACAGGAGGAGTTTGTGTACGTACCTGGGttggtcggcggcgccgccttctCGCACTCGAGGGCGAGGCGGACGAGGCCGGAGGCCATCTCCCTGACGAGCGCGCCGGTGGAGTAGCCGGCGAGTTCGAGCAtcatcgccggcgcggcgcgcgggtcGGTCTGCAGCGCGAGGTGCACGCGGCCGCGGAGCCGGCCGAAGACGGTGCCGGTGAGcacccgcgccgacgccgacgacccgCCCCCCgcgcgtcggccgccgcgccgcgcgcgcgccagcaCGGACAGCACCGCCGCCCGCAgccgcgccagcgccgcctgatgatcccctctcttcctcggcGACGCCCCGGCGGCGGACCACGACGGCGTGGACAGGTAGGGCGTGGACACGAAGAAGAagtcctcctcgtcctccacctcctcgccgtcgtcgtcgccgggtCCCAGCTGCGCCGCCAGCGGCTGCCGCGCCCTGTTCCTCCTGCCGCGCTTCCCGAACAGCCACtggaggccaccgccgccgccgccgccggcggggctcttggcggaggaggggagcggcgaggcgcgcggggagaggggcCTTGTTTCCATGACGCTCATGCGTGCATGGATGCACACTAGTGTGGTAGTTTACGCGGCAAGATGCAAACCAAACCACAATATATGAAGAAGCAGGAGGGAGCTTAGCTTAGGCTTAGCTAGGTAGGTAGCAGCTTTTGGCACAAGGATCTGAGTGTAGGCCGAGAAGAAGCTGGTTAGTAGCCTACGAGAATTCACAGAAGCCGAAAAACCTAGCTTCTgaattctagtttattttctacaTTCTATAACTACGAAAATCCAAAGTGTTTAGGAAAACATTGAGCTCTCAGGTTTAGGGCGAGAAGTGCTTTTGGCAGGCAGGCAGAGAGTTGGGGACACCCGGGTGGCCTGCATAAATACACTTAGCAGAGGGACAGGAGCACAAAgcagggagaggagagaaagatgAGAAGATATGATGGTGATGCatgggtggtggtgggcggAGCAGGCGGACCAACGCCTACCAAATGGACCAAATTATTAATCACTAGATGGGCTGTGCATGCCTGCGTGTGTGCAAGCAAAGGGCAAATTAAGGGGTGTTGACGAGAGAAGCCGTTGGTTTTTCCTCTCAGATGATCCTGTGTTTCTACTAACTGTTTtttagggaggaggaggaggaggagacaggGCATTGGGACGTGTGACAGTGACAGGGCTATTACTGTGCGTGTCACACAAAGCATGACGTTCGTACGTACGTGTGTGGGATGTAAGTGGAACCGTCGACAACAGCGCCTCGCAGTCGCATCTCCTCCCAGAGCTAGTGGCCGAGCCACGAAACTTTCATACGTAGAGCTAAGCTAATAAAAACTTAAACTTTTCAtaaactatatactccctctactCCATTTTAAATGTAGTTATaggtttccgtatccaacgtttaatcgtctgtcttatttaaaactttataaaaaagttaaaaaataagtcacacataaaatattatttatgttttatcatctaataataatagaaatactaatcatcagaaaaatttaaataaaacgaacggtcaaacgttagacatgtAAACCCAATTACACTTAAAGTAGGACGGAGAACTAgctcttataaaaaaattacaatgggATTATAGGGCTAAGCATAGAGCTTCGACCTAGATGTTATCACACCCCATCATCTTTGCTTgtgaaaaaatatagtattgaACTCTTGATTATAAATCCCACAACTTAATCTTACTATGGTAAAATTAATGATTTTGCATCGCTTTTTATTAATTAGCCTTGACTATTTTTTGTCTTTCTAAGACACCCATTCATTGTTATACACGCAACATCTTCCACATCTCCTTAACACGTGTTAAGAGAGATGGATATCGGTAGAACATATTTATTCtcactaaaattttatttaaagcTCATATTGTTAACAacaaatttggtaattcaagtatcgaagatgaagataaaactGAAGCGGAATTCAAGGTGGAGatcgttccggaaacagagcGAGGATCGGCTAAAAtccgaatcggctgcgatcAGGATCGGCATACttcgagtcggacaaggttagccgattaagccgattccgacaatatgactcgatacacgttgtcgggttgagttaatgtgcttcatgtgGATTGCCATGTATGGATTGAGTCCTGAGAAgtcaattgtatctattaattaggatattttatgtaatttccttagagataagtttgggcaaaagtctgccataaagacttatggtatcttagagtttgttagagataagagtcgtgtccgacaaggacatattttgtatctcgggtataaatatgacccgaacccatgtaatcaaacaacacacgttcaataacaatctcggcgcatcgtcaACCTTTtattttcgacgagttcttgctttcgagttgagctgcatcggtttcgatcttcaagtagaggtaaacttgtcatggcggcttgcgttttcgggattagtgcttccatcattatgatactctaatcttatttatgtaagttgtcgagttatcatatatctatataatcttcgacaatatcgttatctaaccttcaACCGGCTAACTTCTATCGTAAggaggcagccgattaggttaaataacaacgttggcttagattatatagggtatctaccaccttatgaaacatccaatagcttgattgtctagatattgttcttctttttatacttatagctacatcagttaagtttgaccttataagtcgtgattagaaccataatctctagcctgcttttggttgtcgattagggtagtgtcggggtttcagccgattttacctgatttagctttatatcttatgtgcttaattgatatgctagatctgccctttatgttactgcatttaggtatattaagcttcttATTTGGTATGTTTTGCTTGCTTTAGTATCTCAATatagagttgtatcggagtattagccgatacatgttagatctatctgatcggctacgctatgaatgcttataatcttctcgttaatatatatttcgatctaagtgatttatactgtctcggcatggcgaccgatctattccaatcacttgatttaagtatatatcgacatcaAGATTATATTTCATTAGTATCCACAGATGATCGAATatatttagttctttcttgccTATTTATGACTTCCGATCGActcaaatatgacatcggctcaaagataaatgatacgtcatcggcgactggccgatcggctatcatttatggatttaacgacggtttctttgtctttattccttgttaattgcaggatcaaatcaactggcacgctcacgaacctaaaagcaagatttttgatcctgcactgaagttaagcaaaTCTtttaggcctcgtgttttcgcatcaacacacaTATATGTACGTAATATTTGTGTCCAATAAATCCTAATGACTAGTTTTGCATCGTTTAAGAGTAGGAAGCtcttaaaattgattttcgttCTATCAGTCACATGTTCTTATAAACCAGTCTGAAGCTGACTTATGTACCTTGCCCAAGCGAAACTGCTCGATGGATCGATGTTATCCTCTGAATTGGGTAGTACATGCATGTAAATTAATCAACCACATGAACATCCCATCACAACGAAAGATGGATCGATGCTACTGCATGCTGAAAGCGTCGATAAGAGTTAtcataacaataataaggtttCGTCAATGCCGTATCCCAGAAGATGCAGTGTGGAATTAATGctgctctatatatatacgtTTATCTTTAATTATGTTTGTCAATAGTGTGGCGCCAATGGATTGTGGATCGATTAGTGAGATGTTCTGAGGTCATTCGCAAATGAGATTAGCACAGATGGCTTCCACCTAATGTCTGAGCGatgctgcatatatataaaactatGAGAGTACTAATCATGATTAATCACTAAGGGCGTTATATTATATTTAGCCAGCATGTATATAttgatcaataattattgtcTCATCATGCATGAAAAGTACACATGATTGCTCTATGTCtgacatttattttattatagttcctttttttaataaagtcGCATCTTGCATAGTCACATTGCAGAACCAGCCGGCCGTATGAAACTTTGATGCATGCCTGCATCAATACCTTAtatcaatcaaattaaattaGCACATGCAAAGGAAAGTTAGTAAAGAAATACAACACCATGCCAGTTGCACGAAAataatcaaaaaaaaaactccaattaATATACCTTTTATATCATACTGATTTACTATCATGATCTTGAATGCTGAATTAGAAATCAGTTGCAACTAAGCTGCCAGTATATTTACCTAATTATAAGTTTACTGAAAGATAATGAATGACTCTAAAATATATACAAACTGATGCTTCATTTCGATTTCAGACAAAGAATTAGTCAGCGAAACAAACTTGAAGTTTATCCCAAGTTGCAACATTTTATCATTTCTTGGTCAAATCCATGATGCAAGCTTAGTAGGACAAAGAAAAAATCGCTACTTTAATGGTTGATTCCAATCTTGACACTATACTCCAAGTATCTTTCGCTCTAGGTTTGCCAAAGAGCACAGGAACGTGGTCCTAGTGTGTGTATTTTACTATTTTAGCAATAAAGTCATGGTTGCTTCAGTAGAAAGACCAAAGATGTTTGGAACTTTGGGTGTATATATAGTTCGTTGCCATAATTCTGTGGTAATAAGTAAAAATACAGAGCACACCGTAGGTGAGTTCAATTTCTTCATTGACTTGATTTGAATGTAGTCATTTCGAATTCTGCACCATTTCTGTTTTAATAAGAGGATCGAAGCATCTCAAATTCTCCGCGGTTTCTACAGGGTTGCCACAGGTTTTATGCAGTGGTTTTTATgcacatatttttatataagaatTCAGTTTTTGTTCACTAAACCACCATTTTGTGTAGTTCACATTGAGATCATAGCTCAAAACAACGCCAGGTCGAAAGATAGCAGAGGATGAAAAATCAATCAGTGCCAACGTTCCCTGTAGAATGTGCAACTGGAGATAACACGATCACGCATCAAAAGACAAATTCCGGCCATACGCCGCAGGTTTTACAGTCTGTCTGTCCTGCCATCATCATGTATGCATGGCCTGCAAAAGacgcaaaggaaaaaaaaggaagagcaAAACAGAGGAAGACAGACAGAATAAAAGCCTTATAGCCTCTCAATGTAGCAGCAGCATGCATATTAGCCTATAGGCAGGGCATAAACATGCCTGATCCAAGGAAAGCAGCAGAGCAGACATCAAGCAAAAGGCAAACTGTTGGCAGATTTTGGCTCAACAGAATTTGCCATGTAAGTagcatgcatgcttgctttGTGCCTTTCATATTGACAGCCTGCATTTTGTGCCAAAGGTAAAGGAGATGTAGAGAGCAGTCACCATCTTCCTATCTGTCTCTCTAGACTCGAGTCACCACCTTTACTTTTGTAgctttttttgaaaataatagttttACACATTGCACATTTGTTAATATGCATAAATGAAGTGGTAAATCtgtctcagaaaaaaaaatcccatgatTTAGCATGGAGTTAAAAATTTTGCATGCTACAGTTTCACCAATAAGGGGCTACACAGCACAGGGAAGCTCATCTGAAGCCATACTGCAGCTGGCTGATATAAGATTCTTCAGCAGTTGATATGGTACAAATCAGCCACATGTTTTGTTCACCTCCTGTGGTGGTAGTGCCTATCATGCCTGTCTCTGGAATGGCGCGATGACGTCTCTGAGCTCGTGCTGTACTGGCTTGAGTACTGTCGGCTTGAGTAAGCATGCGGTGTCCAGGCACCATCATCGGCTGGCAAATTTTCATAGCCTGAAGAGCTTCTCCATCCTCTATCTGGGTGAGACCTTCCATGACTGGGGCTTGCTGGTCCGTAGTCATAGGAGTGATATCTTGAATAACGATCAGCACCAGGAGGGCCTCTATCTCGTTGTTCTCTCGAATCTGAGGAATGATAGCGCTCTGAGTACTGAGGCGGAGTGCTGTCCCAGAGCCAGCGGTCACCATTTTCTGGAATGGGGCCATTTATTCCAGGGAATTCCACCGTCTTCTTTTTCTGAGGAGGGGATGGTTCACCTTGATCCGGAAGTTCTCCCTCCTCGTATTCTTCTTTTGGGTCCTCATCTCCAAATATGGTGATACCAGAAGGTTTGTCCTCGTCGTCAACCACATCTAACAATCACAATAACAGAAAAAAGACTTAGAGAACCATGATATTTAGGGGGCAAGGGGGAAGAGAAAACCATGTATAAGCATGCATAGCTTGAAATTTCTTAAACAGatacacacaaaaagaaaaactgtaaGCATAAATTCGCTGCTGGAATGATCGGGTGACAAATTGGAAGGTTAGCTTACCAAGGTAACCTGGAGGATAACCCAGTTCACGCATTCTGTGCAGCCACGGAGGTGGATCGTTTTCCTGCAAGGTTTATAAACTCAGAGAAAACTTCAGGGAGCTGAATAACCCTAGCAGTGGTGTCATTTGTTTCAGGGAGCTAAAGCGACAGGCTAGCAGAACGAATTATAATGAAACAGTTTGTCTCAAATATATTATCACTTAACCCTCAGAAAGTATTGCACCACAGGTACAATCAAAGGCAGCTCAACAGTAAAATTATTCCACTTTTCCCAACAGCTTATTACAGAACTTGCAGTTCAAGAATGACCATATAATAATCATGTTGAATATGGAAATtcataaagaaaaagaatttaACTTTCAAGAATGACAAGAGATTCATGAACATAATATGAAACTTGGATTGATACAAGTTGCTATTTAATGAACTACTGATTTTTCAGTTCATATAGCCTTCGGAGTATAAGTACTATATCATCAAGTTAACAAGTGTAAAGCCAAATGATTTGGCGTTTTAACTCATTTGTGTCAAACTTAACTGAAGATCGATATATGCTGGTAAACAAATATAACAAACTAGAAGACTAACCAAAACCAATACAGTTCAAGCATTAACTAGCATAAGAAATCATCAATTACCCCGATCCCCAAGCATTCCCTTGTCTCAGGTCCAAGGATTCCTGGTCTCAGATCATCAAATTTGCCTGGCGTTTTCTGGTAATATCGATTTTGTCCACGATTAACATTAGATTGGTTCCTTTTCATATTGTGTTGCTTGCGTGCATTGTTTATTGCAGCATTATCACGAGGCTTAGGGCATTCCTTCAGAGCATGACTATAAGAACCGCAGTTGAAACAGCGAGAATCATCTTTATCTGCTCTGCTGTTAAAAAAAGGTAGCTCAAGTTGAGGATTCATGCCAAGGTATAATTGAGACATCAGATAGATCATCCCAAGACATGTCAAATGTGAAGTAGCTATGAGCAATATGTTCACAAGCAAAAATAAAGGTACACGGAGTTCATGTCCTGATAAAGAGTGCAGTGAAGTAAAAAAGGCTAATACAATGaaggataaaaataatttttttaaaaaaaggacatACAGGGAGAGCAGATCTCAACTCCAAAGTCATTTCATTTTTCAGATGGTGGAGCATGGATAATTTATTTTGCCTAGAAGCCCATATTAGCCCTGAACATTGGTGGCACATCTAAACAACCCCTTCACAATTGTTGGAGCTATCAGAATCAAAAATATCCTTAAAACCTTCCAGTAATTCTGTAGTTCGTTTTGGATTCTAGTCAGGGGAATATTTATAATTGTAATACTATGTTGCCGTTACAACTCCAAAGGGATTCTTTCAACTAAATGAACTTAACAATTGTTGAAATAAATAAGTGGTTCCAGACACATATGCTAACAAAGATATAGATAAAACGGTTTAATAACTTCTACCTTTCAGTGTTTGATGGATCACCCAAAGGAGTTGAGCCCAATGTGAACTCGCGATCATATAGCGGGACCGAATCATCATCCAGAACAACACCTTCTTTTGCTTGGCTATCTACCCAAAATGACTTCTCACAAGAAGGGGAACAAAGCAAAATATTGAATTATTCAATTTCACTTAAGCAACACTATggcataaaaatatatgtaaatcATACAATCCAGTATGTATCCATGTCAAAGGTTCAACAAAGATCATCTCAGTACTAAACAATGGAAGACCATCTAAGCCAAAAGTAACATGCAGAAACAATACTCTGCCTGATATTATTTGTTGAGGGATGCAAATTAAACCACATGAAGAGTTGAGGGACCAAATATATATTCTTTTCCTTTcataaacaaaaggaaaaaaccaTCTATTTTTGCAGTGAGAATGGTAAAAAGGAAGATAACAACAGAAAATAAATCACTGATGTAAATCTTCAAAACGAATGCATTGCTGATTCTTATGCACGGGTGAGTTTAATTTAACTTGTAAACGTGGCGCACTTAACACTTACCACAGCACAAGATTTCTCTGAACCAACATGTAATGCTGGATAATAAGTCTCTTCACCACATTCTAAAACTTCTTCCCCAGCTTTCTGTATTTCCAAGAGAAAAACataagataaagataaagaaaagactattgaTAATTTTCAGTTATGTCTGCCCCTTAATCTATACTAGGTGACGTTGAAATCTATGTTCCATAAGTCATGATCTCTTCCATTCGCTATCACAAGAAAATTATATTGCGGAATTATAAAGCATtaagaaaagcaaaagaaacATCAAGCAGAAGAGTTATCTGTTGATAGAACAAGAaagatgaaaatatattttggaactgAACTAATTGTGTTTTacattccttcttttttttttatgttaatcTCTAGTTCCCAATTGCCCATAGTATAGCAGCAGAAGCAGCGTTCTCAATTTTTCGGTAGCATTGGCAGATATGCTGGCatacaaacaaaattaataagAAGCAACCATACTTCAGGAAGTCATAGTACCGTCAATGTATTTTGCTTTCTGGTTTGCCACTCAGACCATTGTTGCATCAATTCCATGAGCTTTCTTTTGCTTTCCCTAGAATATTGAGAAAATACACATTAACAGTTAAAATAGCCCCCAACAAATGTTAAAGTGGCTATGCAATTGCAAAAAGTTTTCATAAGGATAAAAAATGAATGCTACAAGATACAATTTGCAATCATACAAATTATTGAGAATAAAAATTCAGTTTGTGTTTAACCTTGTCAAGTTGCTGTAAATCACACGAACTGAAGGCTCAGTTGATTCTACTCGGGCTCTTTTAACTCCTCTGATTGCTAAACACACCATGTCA from Oryza glaberrima chromosome 6, OglaRS2, whole genome shotgun sequence includes these protein-coding regions:
- the LOC127777350 gene encoding protein MIZU-KUSSEI 1-like codes for the protein MSVMETRPLSPRASPLPSSAKSPAGGGGGGGLQWLFGKRGRRNRARQPLAAQLGPGDDDGEEVEDEEDFFFVSTPYLSTPSWSAAGASPRKRGDHQAALARLRAAVLSVLARARRGGRRAGGGSSASARVLTGTVFGRLRGRVHLALQTDPRAAPAMMLELAGYSTGALVREMASGLVRLALECEKAAPPTNPGEKRRRAALMEETTWRAYCNGRKCGYAVRRECGAEEWRVLRAVEPVTVGAGVLPDGGGVAGGEGDMMYMRARFERVVGSRDSEAFYMVSPDGNAGPELSIYLLRV
- the LOC127776701 gene encoding uncharacterized protein LOC127776701 isoform X2 yields the protein MASEEFISLGEPCEADAKDEETNLQTIPPNLNEVNPLASEGESGPVDNTKASDGIIDLEGQDQVDGEPTTMDSTKVPDVIIDLEEGQVEDMDLSDDDVVVKHQHLDASIQSSTSVADVQTLHGVSVELDKGNGLENGSHASKSILIDESTIRGVKRARVESTEPSVRVIYSNLTRESKRKLMELMQQWSEWQTRKQNTLTKAGEEVLECGEETYYPALHVGSEKSCAVSFWVDSQAKEGVVLDDDSVPLYDREFTLGSTPLGDPSNTERADKDDSRCFNCGSYSHALKECPKPRDNAAINNARKQHNMKRNQSNVNRGQNRYYQKTPGKFDDLRPGILGPETRECLGIGENDPPPWLHRMRELGYPPGYLDVVDDEDKPSGITIFGDEDPKEEYEEGELPDQGEPSPPQKKKTVEFPGINGPIPENGDRWLWDSTPPQYSERYHSSDSREQRDRGPPGADRYSRYHSYDYGPASPSHGRSHPDRGWRSSSGYENLPADDGAWTPHAYSSRQYSSQYSTSSETSSRHSRDRHDRHYHHRR
- the LOC127776701 gene encoding uncharacterized protein LOC127776701 isoform X3 gives rise to the protein MASEEFISLGEPCEADAKDEETNLQTIPPNLNEVNPLASEGESGPVDNTKASDGIIDLEGQDQVDGEPTTMDSTKVPDVIIDLEEGQVEDMDLSDDDVVVKHQHLDASIQSSTSVADVQTLHGVSVELDKGNGLENGSHASKTIRGVKRARVESTEPSVRVIYSNLTRESKRKLMELMQQWSEWQTRKQNTLTKAGEEVLECGEETYYPALHVGSEKSCAVSFWVDSQAKEGVVLDDDSVPLYDREFTLGSTPLGDPSNTESRADKDDSRCFNCGSYSHALKECPKPRDNAAINNARKQHNMKRNQSNVNRGQNRYYQKTPGKFDDLRPGILGPETRECLGIGENDPPPWLHRMRELGYPPGYLDVVDDEDKPSGITIFGDEDPKEEYEEGELPDQGEPSPPQKKKTVEFPGINGPIPENGDRWLWDSTPPQYSERYHSSDSREQRDRGPPGADRYSRYHSYDYGPASPSHGRSHPDRGWRSSSGYENLPADDGAWTPHAYSSRQYSSQYSTSSETSSRHSRDRHDRHYHHRR
- the LOC127776701 gene encoding uncharacterized protein LOC127776701 isoform X1, giving the protein MASEEFISLGEPCEADAKDEETNLQTIPPNLNEVNPLASEGESGPVDNTKASDGIIDLEGQDQVDGEPTTMDSTKVPDVIIDLEEGQVEDMDLSDDDVVVKHQHLDASIQSSTSVADVQTLHGVSVELDKGNGLENGSHASKSILIDESTIRGVKRARVESTEPSVRVIYSNLTRESKRKLMELMQQWSEWQTRKQNTLTKAGEEVLECGEETYYPALHVGSEKSCAVSFWVDSQAKEGVVLDDDSVPLYDREFTLGSTPLGDPSNTESRADKDDSRCFNCGSYSHALKECPKPRDNAAINNARKQHNMKRNQSNVNRGQNRYYQKTPGKFDDLRPGILGPETRECLGIGENDPPPWLHRMRELGYPPGYLDVVDDEDKPSGITIFGDEDPKEEYEEGELPDQGEPSPPQKKKTVEFPGINGPIPENGDRWLWDSTPPQYSERYHSSDSREQRDRGPPGADRYSRYHSYDYGPASPSHGRSHPDRGWRSSSGYENLPADDGAWTPHAYSSRQYSSQYSTSSETSSRHSRDRHDRHYHHRR